The Acidobacteriota bacterium genome contains a region encoding:
- a CDS encoding ATP-binding cassette domain-containing protein, translated as MIGTTQHPVSAEEAPRLTAAAVSRPQGRWALETDSLTKRFGRKMALDSLTLRIARGGVHALVGSNGAGKSTLFRLLLGLLRPTAGACSVLGTDCANLAPEVRGRIGLVHEEHTLPGWMSIERLRLMHRDLYRCWNEKIYREVLGHFNVLPEQQVRQLSRGERAGVNLALALALAQSPQLLMLDEPTLGLDVVAKQAFLEALLFAGEDPGRTIVYCSHQMDEIERVAEDLVILEGGRLVHHSPPDDFLQRIAAWTAIFPPGPLPVVPGLLQTRRIEERTELVVIDPDRDFPALLASLGGDDIVRSSVGFDRAVNAFLTRGHSAPNSPDHPSPDSRK; from the coding sequence ATGATCGGAACCACCCAACATCCGGTGTCCGCCGAGGAGGCTCCACGCCTCACGGCGGCGGCGGTTTCTCGACCGCAGGGTCGCTGGGCCCTGGAAACGGACTCCTTGACCAAGCGCTTCGGCCGCAAGATGGCTCTCGATTCCTTGACCTTGCGGATTGCCCGCGGCGGGGTCCACGCGCTGGTCGGCAGCAACGGCGCCGGCAAGTCCACCCTTTTCCGGCTGCTCCTCGGGCTGCTGCGCCCGACCGCCGGAGCCTGCTCGGTGTTGGGAACGGACTGCGCCAACCTTGCCCCGGAGGTGCGCGGCCGCATCGGTCTGGTGCACGAAGAGCACACCCTGCCCGGGTGGATGAGCATCGAACGGCTGAGGCTGATGCACCGGGATCTCTATCGGTGCTGGAACGAGAAGATCTACCGCGAGGTGCTCGGCCATTTCAACGTGCTGCCGGAGCAGCAGGTACGGCAGCTCTCCCGCGGCGAGCGGGCCGGGGTAAACCTGGCGCTGGCGCTGGCGCTGGCGCAATCGCCGCAGTTGCTGATGCTCGACGAGCCCACCCTCGGCCTGGACGTGGTCGCCAAACAGGCCTTCCTCGAAGCGCTGCTGTTCGCAGGGGAGGACCCCGGCCGCACCATCGTCTACTGCTCGCACCAGATGGACGAGATCGAGCGGGTGGCCGAGGATCTGGTGATCCTCGAAGGCGGCCGACTGGTGCACCACTCGCCGCCGGACGACTTCCTCCAGCGCATCGCCGCCTGGACGGCGATCTTTCCGCCGGGACCGCTGCCGGTGGTTCCGGGCCTTCTCCAGACCCGCCGCATTGAGGAGCGGACCGAACTGGTGGTGATCGATCCGGATCGCGACTTTCCGGCCCTCCTGGCGAGCCTCGGCGGCGACGACATCGTGCGCTCCTCGGTGGGCTTCGACCGCGCGGTCAACGCCTTTCTCACCCGCGGACACTCGGCTCCAAATTCCCCTGACCATCCTTCCCCTGACTCCAGGAAATGA
- a CDS encoding DUF4824 family protein, which yields MKLRWVLPLALLLAANLVALGGVLWNRTGDPEAVVVLTERELELPGRWREEMEDSGLSLHLRWRHDNLSTANFDADKLRRLGFDFAKVPTAEEAFEDPARAYVPRQSKPLLIVLEMDGELWRGSLAKRRREGPAEWQSPEDHARRLRRAEVEESRLRVADAGADRRELRSRYPDRFRYVIVPGVVEIWVNYTPEPSLMSRVEVLVRQVHAPRGLRGPLDELRQRDASTTSPNTFQPPRYRATVAFGRRLEPILRRIELLDAEPVPSTYLE from the coding sequence GTGAAGCTCCGCTGGGTGTTGCCCCTCGCGCTTCTGCTGGCCGCCAATCTGGTGGCTCTCGGCGGCGTGCTGTGGAACCGGACGGGGGACCCCGAGGCGGTGGTGGTACTCACCGAACGGGAACTCGAGCTCCCAGGCAGGTGGCGTGAGGAGATGGAGGATTCGGGCCTTTCACTCCACCTCCGCTGGCGACATGACAACCTCAGTACGGCGAACTTCGACGCCGACAAGTTGCGTCGGCTCGGATTCGACTTTGCGAAGGTGCCGACAGCGGAAGAAGCCTTTGAAGATCCGGCGCGGGCTTACGTTCCGCGACAGTCGAAACCCCTTCTGATCGTGCTCGAAATGGACGGGGAACTGTGGCGTGGATCTTTAGCCAAGCGCCGCCGGGAAGGGCCGGCCGAATGGCAATCGCCAGAGGATCACGCGCGTCGCCTGCGCCGGGCGGAGGTGGAAGAGAGTCGCCTGCGGGTGGCCGATGCCGGCGCGGACCGCCGAGAGCTGCGGAGCCGGTATCCGGATCGTTTCCGATACGTGATCGTGCCAGGCGTCGTCGAGATTTGGGTGAACTACACGCCCGAACCCTCCCTGATGAGCCGGGTCGAGGTGCTGGTCCGCCAGGTCCACGCCCCGCGTGGCCTGCGCGGTCCGCTCGACGAATTGCGGCAGCGGGACGCGTCCACCACCTCGCCCAACACTTTCCAGCCGCCCCGCTATCGGGCCACCGTCGCCTTCGGCCGCCGCCTCGAGCCGATCCTGCGGCGGATCGAATTGCTCGATGCCGAGCCCGTTCCGTCGACCTACCTGGAATGA
- a CDS encoding MFS transporter, which translates to MIPDAKVPTAVPVRRREIVGWAMFDFANSSYTTLIVTVAFSVYFTKLVAPGASADFLWSVGIVVSNLFVMLTSPIVGAVADDSGRKKVFLAGTWLLCVAGTALLWFVLPGQVYLALTLFVVSNIAFAMGENLAGAFLPEISTPANIGRISGFGWGLGYFGGLLCLLACWPFLSGGFTLENVPALRTAWLVTAAFFLISGLPTFLFLRERAPRAPQWSLAASARAGFGHLRETTRSLRHFSELVRFLIVFFVFSCGLMTVIAFASIFAERTFGFTSGELIVMFMVLQICSAGGAFLFGSIQDRLGARRTIQITLVLWILISAAAFLAQSKAVFWGVAIASGLGIGSLQSASRAMVGLFAPVAKSGEFFALWGLAGKGAYLLGPLVFGSLSSLTGSQRIAILVNGAFFLIGLIGMQTIHEDRGHQAAEAWDRRSDGAVAP; encoded by the coding sequence ATGATCCCTGATGCGAAGGTACCGACTGCGGTCCCGGTGCGCCGGCGCGAGATCGTCGGCTGGGCGATGTTCGATTTCGCCAACTCGTCCTACACGACGCTGATCGTGACGGTGGCGTTCAGTGTGTACTTCACCAAACTGGTCGCTCCCGGGGCGAGCGCCGACTTTCTGTGGAGCGTGGGGATCGTGGTGAGCAATCTGTTCGTGATGCTCACCTCGCCCATCGTCGGCGCCGTGGCGGACGACTCCGGTCGCAAGAAGGTATTTCTCGCCGGCACCTGGCTGCTGTGCGTGGCCGGCACGGCGCTGTTGTGGTTCGTGTTGCCCGGCCAGGTGTATCTGGCGCTGACTCTGTTCGTGGTGTCGAATATCGCCTTCGCGATGGGCGAAAACCTGGCCGGCGCGTTTCTGCCGGAGATCTCGACTCCCGCCAACATCGGGCGAATCTCGGGATTCGGCTGGGGCCTGGGCTATTTCGGCGGTCTCCTCTGCCTGCTCGCCTGCTGGCCGTTTCTGTCCGGCGGCTTCACCCTGGAGAATGTACCGGCGCTGCGCACCGCCTGGCTGGTGACGGCGGCGTTCTTCTTGATCAGTGGCCTGCCGACCTTTCTCTTCCTTCGCGAGCGGGCGCCGCGGGCGCCGCAATGGTCCTTGGCGGCATCGGCGCGGGCCGGCTTCGGCCACCTGCGGGAAACGACCCGCTCGCTCCGGCACTTTTCCGAGCTGGTGCGCTTTCTGATCGTCTTCTTCGTCTTCTCCTGCGGCCTGATGACGGTGATCGCCTTCGCCTCGATTTTTGCCGAGCGCACCTTCGGCTTCACCTCCGGGGAGCTGATCGTGATGTTCATGGTGCTCCAGATCTGCTCCGCCGGCGGCGCCTTTCTGTTCGGCTCGATCCAGGATCGGCTGGGCGCGCGGCGCACCATCCAGATCACTCTGGTTCTGTGGATCCTGATCTCGGCAGCCGCCTTTCTCGCTCAGTCGAAGGCGGTGTTCTGGGGTGTCGCGATCGCCTCGGGGCTGGGCATCGGCTCACTGCAGTCCGCTTCCCGGGCGATGGTGGGACTCTTCGCACCGGTTGCCAAGAGCGGCGAGTTCTTTGCCCTGTGGGGCCTGGCGGGCAAGGGCGCCTACCTGCTCGGACCGCTGGTGTTCGGGTCGCTCTCCTCCCTCACCGGTTCCCAGCGCATCGCCATCTTGGTCAACGGCGCCTTCTTTCTGATCGGCTTGATCGGCATGCAGACGATTCACGAGGATCGCGGCCACCAGGCGGCGGAAGCCTGGGATCGACGATCTGATGGTGCCGTCGCCCCCTGA
- a CDS encoding DUF2157 domain-containing protein, which translates to MSDPPTLSHLEAQRRVDRIAAFRAELTDLERSGVLALTEAQRAAVEGHHDLLVEELRRAHDIDRDVDEKRLSWGLRIASFLGSLALSASVVLFFYRVWGLLATPLQVAILVGAPILALFGTEWVARRDRSGYFTALAALVAFACFVLDLSVLGRIFNVIPTPSAFLAWGAFGLLLSYGYRLRLLLAAGLISLTGFLSAQVGTWGGLYWLSFGERPETFLPVGLLFFALPMIVAHRQRADFPPIWRIAGLLCLFVPILILSNWGRGSFLPFAPDTTEALYQVLGFVLCAAAIGWGIRQRWGEVVNTGSTFFVIFLYTKYVDWWWDWMPRYLFFLLIAVTAVAAMVVLQRCRRWLANRGGVA; encoded by the coding sequence ATGAGCGATCCGCCGACCCTCTCGCACCTCGAAGCCCAGCGGCGGGTGGATCGCATCGCCGCCTTCCGGGCGGAGCTGACGGATCTCGAAAGGAGCGGGGTGCTCGCCCTGACGGAAGCGCAGCGCGCCGCCGTCGAGGGGCACCACGATCTCCTGGTGGAGGAGCTGCGCCGGGCTCACGACATCGACCGCGATGTCGACGAGAAGCGTCTCTCCTGGGGCCTGCGCATCGCCTCCTTCTTGGGCTCCCTGGCCCTGTCGGCCAGCGTGGTGCTGTTCTTCTACCGCGTTTGGGGACTGCTGGCGACGCCCCTCCAGGTGGCGATCCTCGTCGGCGCTCCGATCCTGGCGCTTTTCGGCACCGAGTGGGTGGCGCGGCGTGATCGCTCCGGCTACTTCACCGCCCTGGCTGCCCTCGTCGCCTTTGCCTGCTTCGTGCTCGATCTCTCGGTGCTCGGTCGGATCTTCAACGTCATTCCCACCCCCAGCGCCTTTCTCGCCTGGGGCGCCTTCGGGCTGCTGCTCTCCTACGGCTATCGGCTACGCTTGCTCCTGGCTGCCGGGCTGATCAGCCTGACCGGGTTCCTCTCCGCCCAGGTGGGCACCTGGGGCGGTCTCTACTGGCTTTCCTTCGGCGAGCGGCCGGAGACTTTCCTGCCGGTAGGACTGCTGTTCTTCGCGCTGCCGATGATCGTCGCTCATCGGCAGCGCGCGGATTTTCCCCCTATCTGGCGAATCGCCGGCTTGCTTTGCCTGTTCGTTCCCATCCTGATTCTCTCCAACTGGGGGCGCGGCAGCTTTCTGCCCTTCGCGCCGGATACCACCGAGGCGCTTTACCAGGTACTCGGTTTCGTTTTGTGCGCCGCCGCCATCGGCTGGGGGATTCGCCAGCGGTGGGGTGAGGTGGTGAACACCGGCAGCACCTTCTTCGTCATCTTTCTCTACACCAAGTACGTCGACTGGTGGTGGGACTGGATGCCGCGCTACCTATTCTTCTTGCTCATCGCCGTGACGGCGGTGGCGGCGATGGTCGTGCTGCAGCGCTGCCGGCGCTGGCTGGCGAACCGGGGAGGGGTGGCGTGA
- a CDS encoding TonB-dependent receptor produces the protein MLRFLLASLLLFALPASGQFARSSLAGTVSDEQGQSLPGVVVTATDVDLGASRTTETTDRGTYTLHGLRPGTYRVRFDLDGFRSIEKEGLRLLVGQEARLDTSLELAAVEETLTVTGAAPLIEVASKEVGGTLTAEEFDILPTPNRSALLFAGLLPGVTPSPDTESTSSDSLFVNGQSDFNNSFNVDGANNDDDVIGAIAGAQTRTPIEAIQEFQVLTSQFDAEFGRALGGVLNAVTKSGSNRWEGALFGYLQDASYNEENFFTEVNNLEKPDTEYRNLGLALGGPIVRDRAHFFVNYEDISDEEGIVRSFVSRPEKNFSTREDNAIESVLLKVDYQVTGSHHFAARWLREESPQFNQIIGGQETLETSREEDDTDSNWIASLDSVLGSSAFNSVRVSFTKEDVAFANPAFNNNGQSFEAQRNQPVREDRPGINLGSSGVAQARVNRSTQFDDTLSLWLPDWHGEHDLKAGVQYSEREEIFANSGLAQGEFDFDVDTPFDPNDPATYPIAFTVRVGGPQTGEIPTNDVLGLFVQDDWRIGPNLVLNLGLRWDEESATDSGDLAPRLGFAWTPSDSGRTVVRGGIGRFYDRLPLFLYDDFFLDAVSLSSGFLQALPSAGADQQFFVDIAQQNGITTLDGLRDFLIAFIEGGAGVRVNRSPTVDNRDRSQPYADTISLGFQHELVAGVAVTVDVVRAENKDALVRGSLNPFSSSEGGRPNLSILAGQPVELDNTTTLFNAGEREYTALQGSIQKRFDGRWGGRFSATYSEADGNYDGDPGDLAYFQTRTETGFNFDTGEIIGEPLALNLGDPRNDQPAFFDRDWNLVASGQYRVPKTGWRGSDGLVVSGVARYLSGDRFTILDNSARLDNGNRAPAPGGTYDSDADLGRAQQGVDFDGGLSGAENPSFLQLDLSFRYQLPITQWLEASLLADIFNVTDRVNFTSAGGTRAGTSTFLVPNVARRARSFQFGVRLEF, from the coding sequence GTGCTCAGATTCCTTCTCGCTTCGCTGCTGCTGTTCGCCCTTCCCGCCAGCGGTCAGTTCGCTCGCTCCAGCCTCGCCGGCACGGTGAGCGATGAACAAGGCCAGTCGTTGCCAGGGGTGGTGGTGACGGCAACGGATGTCGATCTCGGGGCCTCGCGCACCACCGAAACCACCGACCGCGGTACCTACACCCTGCACGGCTTGCGGCCGGGTACTTACCGGGTGCGGTTCGATCTCGACGGCTTCCGATCGATCGAGAAGGAGGGTTTGCGCTTGCTGGTGGGGCAGGAGGCGCGGCTCGATACTTCCCTCGAGCTGGCGGCGGTGGAGGAGACCCTGACGGTCACCGGCGCGGCGCCGCTCATCGAGGTGGCCTCGAAGGAGGTCGGCGGTACCCTGACGGCGGAGGAGTTCGACATCCTGCCCACCCCGAACCGCAGCGCCCTGCTGTTCGCCGGGCTGCTCCCCGGGGTGACGCCCTCACCGGATACCGAGTCGACCTCCTCGGACTCGCTTTTCGTCAACGGTCAGTCCGACTTCAACAATTCGTTCAACGTCGACGGGGCGAACAACGACGATGACGTGATCGGGGCCATCGCCGGCGCCCAGACGCGCACCCCGATCGAAGCAATCCAGGAATTCCAGGTGCTCACCTCGCAGTTCGACGCCGAGTTCGGGCGCGCCCTTGGCGGGGTCTTGAACGCGGTCACCAAGAGCGGATCGAATCGCTGGGAAGGCGCCCTTTTCGGCTACCTGCAAGACGCCTCCTACAACGAAGAGAACTTCTTTACGGAGGTCAACAACCTCGAAAAGCCGGACACCGAGTACCGCAACCTGGGCCTCGCCCTGGGGGGACCGATCGTCCGGGACCGGGCCCACTTCTTCGTCAACTACGAGGATATTTCCGATGAGGAGGGGATCGTACGGTCTTTCGTGTCGCGGCCGGAGAAGAACTTCTCCACCCGCGAGGACAATGCTATCGAAAGCGTGTTGCTGAAGGTTGACTACCAGGTGACCGGCTCCCACCACTTCGCCGCCCGCTGGCTGCGCGAGGAATCGCCGCAGTTCAACCAGATCATCGGTGGTCAGGAAACTCTGGAGACCTCCCGCGAAGAAGACGATACGGACTCCAACTGGATCGCATCTCTCGACTCGGTGCTCGGTTCTTCGGCCTTCAACTCGGTCCGGGTGTCCTTCACCAAGGAGGATGTGGCCTTCGCCAACCCGGCCTTCAACAACAACGGCCAGAGCTTTGAGGCGCAGCGCAACCAGCCGGTGCGCGAAGACCGGCCGGGGATCAACCTGGGGTCGAGCGGTGTCGCCCAAGCGCGGGTGAACCGCTCCACTCAGTTCGACGATACCCTCTCCCTGTGGCTTCCGGATTGGCACGGTGAGCACGATTTGAAGGCCGGCGTGCAGTATTCCGAGCGCGAGGAGATCTTCGCCAATTCCGGCCTGGCCCAGGGGGAGTTCGACTTCGATGTGGATACCCCCTTCGACCCGAACGACCCCGCGACCTACCCGATCGCCTTCACCGTCCGGGTGGGTGGGCCGCAGACCGGTGAGATCCCGACCAACGACGTCCTCGGTCTGTTCGTACAGGACGACTGGCGAATCGGCCCGAACTTGGTGCTGAACCTGGGGCTGCGCTGGGACGAAGAGAGCGCTACCGACAGTGGGGACCTCGCCCCCCGGCTAGGCTTCGCCTGGACCCCCTCCGACAGCGGCCGCACGGTGGTGCGGGGCGGAATCGGTCGCTTCTACGATCGCCTGCCGCTGTTTCTCTATGACGACTTCTTCCTGGACGCGGTCAGCCTGTCGAGCGGTTTCCTCCAGGCCTTGCCCTCCGCCGGTGCCGACCAGCAGTTCTTCGTCGACATCGCCCAGCAAAACGGCATCACCACCCTCGACGGCCTGCGGGACTTTCTGATCGCCTTCATCGAGGGCGGTGCCGGGGTGCGGGTGAACCGCTCGCCGACGGTGGACAACCGCGACCGCAGCCAGCCCTACGCGGACACCATCTCCCTCGGATTCCAGCACGAACTGGTCGCCGGTGTGGCGGTGACGGTGGACGTGGTGCGGGCCGAGAACAAGGACGCTCTGGTGCGGGGCAGCCTCAACCCCTTCTCCTCCTCCGAGGGAGGACGACCGAATCTCAGCATCCTGGCGGGTCAGCCGGTGGAACTCGACAACACCACCACCCTGTTCAACGCCGGGGAACGCGAGTACACCGCTCTCCAGGGCTCTATCCAGAAGCGCTTCGACGGCCGCTGGGGCGGACGCTTCTCAGCCACCTATTCCGAGGCGGATGGCAACTACGACGGCGATCCCGGTGACCTCGCCTACTTCCAGACGCGCACCGAGACGGGCTTCAACTTCGACACCGGCGAGATCATCGGCGAACCTCTGGCCCTCAATCTGGGGGATCCGCGCAACGATCAGCCGGCGTTCTTCGATCGCGACTGGAATCTGGTGGCCTCGGGCCAGTATCGGGTACCGAAGACCGGCTGGCGCGGTAGCGATGGGCTGGTGGTGTCGGGGGTGGCGCGCTACCTCTCCGGTGACCGCTTCACCATCCTCGACAACTCGGCCCGCCTCGACAACGGCAACCGCGCACCGGCTCCCGGAGGCACCTACGATTCCGATGCGGATCTCGGGCGCGCTCAACAGGGAGTGGACTTCGACGGCGGTCTTTCCGGCGCCGAGAATCCGAGCTTCCTGCAGCTCGACTTGAGCTTCCGCTACCAGCTACCGATCACCCAGTGGCTCGAGGCGAGCCTGCTGGCGGACATCTTCAACGTCACCGACCGGGTGAACTTCACCAGCGCGGGGGGCACGCGGGCTGGCACGTCGACCTTCCTGGTGCCCAATGTCGCCCGTCGCGCTCGCTCGTTCCAGTTCGGCGTGCGCCTTGAATTCTGA
- a CDS encoding GntR family transcriptional regulator — MIQIATGDARPVFRQIVDGLRMKIATGELPPGTKLPSVRGLALQLTVNANTVAKAYSELTSEGLIEARQGVGVFVSEPRQRLSDDERRRRLDEALKHFVSAVAALGYEPQDLLDHLARELEPLASKE, encoded by the coding sequence ATGATTCAGATCGCCACCGGCGACGCGCGACCGGTCTTTCGTCAGATCGTCGACGGCCTGCGCATGAAAATCGCGACGGGCGAACTGCCGCCGGGCACCAAGCTGCCGAGCGTGCGGGGCCTGGCCCTGCAGCTCACCGTCAACGCCAACACCGTCGCCAAGGCCTACAGCGAATTGACCTCCGAGGGCCTGATCGAGGCCCGCCAGGGGGTCGGCGTGTTCGTCAGCGAGCCGCGGCAGCGGCTGAGCGACGACGAGCGGCGCCGCCGCCTCGACGAAGCTCTCAAACATTTCGTTAGCGCGGTGGCCGCCCTCGGCTACGAGCCGCAGGATCTGCTCGACCACCTGGCGCGTGAACTCGAACCTCTCGCTTCGAAGGAATAG
- a CDS encoding prolyl oligopeptidase family serine peptidase, with product MTAVKRPSGKVTLALLLVALALPAALRGADRPPAIERYLAQPAIASAALAPAGDRLAYLLREEFGASLWLLDTASGEKRRRLAPRRIDGVAWSADGEGLFLELGERIAYVPVAAGRPFALWRFDERIEQRYQGPHPVLPGAALVTEFDEETGRHRLLRVGLEGERDVLWQGEGSIVDFLFDPRGQLAWLAEVDGLERVIRRVENGAVGAGPEILRCGFRNACALVAARPDGASLVLRRRIEEDLWGLTEFDLRTAKERPMHRDPRGLADLATVILEPASGQPVFAVHHTEARRIYALDASGKGHLERLAARFAGSELWIEPRFNGGSWWVMEAGAGTHHPRHHLYDPASDRLREILREERSGGAPLPAVGRGRQQHLSYRASDGRLVHGFLTLPAQGDPGTAPLVVKVHGGPWNHVQSGWDSIAQFLADRGYLVFEPNFRASTGYGLSYMLAGGGDFGNGRVQQDILDGVDHLLGEGYGDAERVGILGHSFGGFSTLGALAFTPRRFRAGIASAPPIDLLRTLRAYDDEATFAGGMPLKRLLRTHVFDFENPEIAAHLRSHSPEHHLAATQRPLLMVAGARDVKVDIAEVRHYAAALDNLGRDVSLLVDDESGHSFEDPRLRRAYLYLIERFFGLHLGGRVVEEADPDLERYLEANLRLAGTSLRRALKSD from the coding sequence GTGACCGCCGTGAAGCGTCCATCGGGGAAGGTAACCCTCGCCCTCCTCCTGGTCGCTTTGGCCCTTCCCGCCGCGCTGCGGGGAGCGGACCGCCCGCCGGCGATCGAGCGGTATCTCGCCCAGCCGGCCATCGCGTCGGCGGCCCTGGCCCCGGCCGGCGACCGGCTGGCCTACCTGCTGCGCGAGGAGTTCGGCGCCAGCCTGTGGTTGCTCGACACGGCGAGTGGCGAGAAACGCCGCCGCCTCGCACCGCGCCGGATCGATGGCGTGGCGTGGTCCGCCGATGGCGAGGGCTTGTTCCTGGAACTGGGCGAGCGCATCGCGTACGTGCCGGTCGCCGCAGGCCGTCCCTTTGCCCTGTGGCGCTTCGACGAACGCATCGAACAGCGCTATCAGGGGCCGCATCCGGTGCTGCCGGGGGCGGCGCTCGTCACCGAGTTCGACGAGGAGACGGGCCGGCACCGGCTACTTCGGGTCGGCCTCGAGGGTGAGCGGGACGTTCTGTGGCAGGGAGAAGGCTCGATCGTCGACTTTTTGTTCGACCCTCGCGGACAGCTTGCCTGGCTGGCGGAGGTGGACGGTCTGGAGCGGGTGATTCGGCGGGTCGAGAATGGCGCTGTCGGTGCCGGGCCGGAGATTCTGCGCTGTGGCTTTCGCAATGCCTGCGCTTTGGTGGCCGCCCGCCCGGACGGCGCTTCGCTGGTGCTGCGTCGGCGGATCGAAGAGGACCTCTGGGGCTTGACGGAGTTCGATCTTCGGACGGCGAAGGAGCGCCCGATGCACCGGGATCCGCGCGGCCTGGCGGACCTCGCCACGGTGATCCTCGAACCGGCCTCCGGACAGCCGGTGTTCGCCGTCCACCACACCGAGGCGCGGCGGATCTATGCCTTGGACGCCTCGGGGAAGGGACACCTGGAGCGTCTTGCGGCGCGCTTTGCCGGCAGCGAGTTGTGGATCGAGCCCCGGTTCAATGGCGGTTCGTGGTGGGTGATGGAGGCCGGTGCCGGCACCCACCATCCGCGGCACCACCTGTACGACCCGGCGAGCGATCGCTTGCGGGAGATCCTGCGCGAGGAGCGCTCCGGCGGCGCACCGCTGCCGGCGGTGGGCCGCGGCCGCCAGCAGCACCTGTCCTACCGGGCGAGCGACGGCCGACTCGTCCACGGCTTCCTCACTCTGCCGGCGCAGGGCGATCCGGGCACCGCGCCGCTGGTGGTGAAAGTGCACGGCGGTCCCTGGAACCACGTGCAGTCCGGCTGGGACTCGATCGCGCAGTTTCTCGCCGATCGCGGCTACCTGGTGTTCGAGCCCAATTTCCGGGCTTCCACCGGCTATGGCCTGTCGTACATGCTGGCCGGCGGCGGCGACTTCGGCAACGGCCGGGTCCAGCAGGACATCCTCGACGGGGTGGACCACCTGCTCGGCGAAGGCTACGGCGATGCTGAGCGGGTGGGCATTCTCGGACACTCCTTCGGTGGTTTCTCGACCCTCGGTGCCCTCGCCTTCACGCCGCGACGTTTCCGGGCCGGCATCGCGTCGGCGCCGCCCATCGATCTGCTGCGGACCCTGCGCGCCTACGACGACGAGGCGACCTTTGCCGGTGGAATGCCCCTCAAGCGGTTGCTGCGGACGCATGTCTTCGACTTCGAGAATCCGGAGATCGCGGCCCACCTGCGGAGCCACTCGCCGGAGCACCACCTGGCCGCGACGCAGCGGCCGCTGCTGATGGTCGCCGGCGCTCGCGACGTCAAGGTCGACATCGCCGAGGTGCGCCACTATGCCGCGGCCCTCGACAACCTCGGACGGGACGTCAGCCTGTTGGTGGACGACGAGTCCGGCCACAGTTTCGAGGATCCCCGCCTGCGGCGCGCCTACCTCTACCTGATCGAACGCTTTTTCGGCCTTCACCTTGGTGGCCGGGTCGTGGAGGAGGCGGATCCGGACCTGGAGCGCTACCTGGAGGCAAACCTCCGACTCGCTGGGACCAGCCTGCGGCGTGCCTTGAAGTCCGACTGA
- a CDS encoding lysophospholipid acyltransferase family protein, producing the protein MSTTLEVLRWLDRWILSLFFRRFTVDGGDRVQPNRPQVLVANHFSALVDAMLLFAAFPAIPRFLAKSTLWRNPLLRPLLQGARVIPVYRRQDEGVDTSKNAQTFSRCHEVLRDGGTIALFPEGTSHSEPGLLPLKTGAARIVLEAEERFGPLGLQVIPVGLIFDDKGKFRSRVLVRVGEAINPQAVARGHDDPKAAVRALTNEIRDRLEEVTPNFESWDQAHRIARAVEIFQRSDPDLPNRPELHHTFDAHRAFLAGYRRLAEHYPERVAAVEEAVVGYQDLLDAAALRDRQVAARYALPSLTRHLLARLLRMAIRLPVALIGSVLNALPYAAVSLLARFFRKPDQQATYKIFPAMLIYPFCWLAQAFAVGHDLGFGLGLWPGLATLALAPLTGPTALRFHDDRRQLLAEAKAYVKLGTRRELAAELRKRRAKVRQQVAGAVELYRAFSEVEA; encoded by the coding sequence ATGTCCACCACCCTCGAGGTGCTGCGTTGGCTCGATCGCTGGATTCTGAGCCTCTTCTTCCGCCGCTTCACGGTGGACGGCGGCGACCGGGTGCAGCCGAACCGCCCGCAGGTGTTGGTGGCGAACCACTTCTCCGCCCTGGTGGATGCGATGCTGCTGTTCGCCGCGTTCCCGGCGATTCCGCGATTTCTCGCCAAGAGCACCCTGTGGCGTAATCCGCTGCTGCGGCCGCTGCTGCAAGGGGCACGGGTGATTCCCGTCTATCGGCGCCAGGACGAAGGGGTGGACACCTCGAAGAACGCCCAGACCTTCAGCCGCTGCCACGAGGTACTGCGGGACGGCGGCACCATCGCATTGTTTCCGGAGGGAACGAGCCACAGCGAGCCAGGCCTTCTGCCCTTGAAGACCGGCGCTGCGCGCATCGTCCTGGAAGCCGAAGAGCGCTTCGGCCCGCTCGGATTGCAGGTGATCCCCGTCGGCTTGATCTTCGACGACAAGGGAAAGTTTCGCTCGCGGGTGCTGGTGCGGGTAGGCGAGGCGATCAATCCGCAGGCGGTAGCCCGCGGTCACGACGATCCCAAGGCCGCCGTGCGCGCCCTGACGAACGAGATCCGAGACCGCCTGGAGGAGGTGACTCCCAACTTCGAGAGCTGGGACCAGGCCCACCGCATCGCCCGCGCCGTGGAGATCTTCCAGCGCAGCGATCCCGACCTGCCGAATCGACCGGAGCTGCACCACACCTTCGACGCCCATCGCGCCTTCCTCGCCGGCTACCGGCGGCTGGCCGAGCACTATCCGGAGCGCGTGGCCGCCGTCGAGGAAGCGGTAGTCGGGTATCAGGACCTGCTGGACGCCGCCGCCCTGCGCGACCGCCAGGTGGCGGCACGCTACGCCCTCCCTTCGTTGACCCGGCACCTGCTGGCGCGGCTGCTCAGGATGGCGATCCGCCTACCCGTCGCCCTGATCGGCAGCGTGCTCAACGCTCTGCCCTACGCCGCCGTGTCGCTCCTCGCCCGGTTCTTCCGCAAGCCGGACCAGCAAGCAACCTATAAGATCTTTCCCGCGATGCTAATCTACCCGTTCTGCTGGCTGGCGCAGGCCTTCGCCGTCGGGCACGATCTCGGTTTCGGGTTAGGCCTGTGGCCAGGGCTGGCGACGCTGGCCCTCGCGCCGCTCACGGGACCGACGGCGCTGCGTTTCCACGACGACCGCCGGCAGCTTCTGGCGGAAGCCAAGGCCTACGTGAAGTTGGGAACCCGGCGCGAGCTGGCCGCCGAACTGCGCAAGCGCCGCGCCAAGGTCCGCCAGCAGGTGGCCGGAGCGGTCGAACTCTACCGAGCGTTCTCCGAGGTCGAAGCCTAA